TGCTGTGCTACAATCCACCGTGCTCTCCGGCGTCGAATTTCGCGGCGCCCACGTGTCGCTTCTCACCGTGCTCGTCGTGTGGACCGGACTGCGATGCGGCGTCGTCACAGGCGGTTGGCTCGGCTTTTTCGCAGGCGTGTTCGCCGATGCGTTGGGTGGCGGCGGCGTAAACGTACTGGGATTGACGCTCGCGGGATTCGGCGCCGGATTGCTCGCCAATCGATTCTTTTGGGATTCGCTGCCGGTGTTCATCGGCGCCGTCGCGCTCGCGACGATCGTGCACACGCTGTTCGCATGGCTGATCTTGGCGCTCGCTTTCGGAGAACGCGGCGCGTTCACCAGCACGACGCACACGATGGCGTGGGCGGTCCTCATGAATTGTGCGGTCGCTGCGCTCTCGCTCGCGATCATCCGGACGTACGGCGTCGCGCGGACCGGCCGTTCATGAGATACGGCGGCGGACGGCCATTCGCGCCGGAGCCCACGACGTCGTCACGACGTGCGCGGATGTTCGCGTTCGGCGGCGGCATCGCGCTCGTGTTCGCGATCTTGATCTGGCAGCTCGCCGACGTCCAGTTGCGCGATGGCGGCCACTACTCCAGGCTTGCCGATCTCAATCAGCTCCGGACGATACCCGTTGCGGCGCCCCGAGGCGTGATCTACGATCGTCACGGTGTCGTCATCGCGCGCAACCGTCCGTCGTTCGTCGTCCAGATCGTGCCGATGCAGCTGTCGCAGCCTCAAGCCGAAATCCAAGAGCTCGCCGGCATCCTCGGCAAACCAGCGACGGAGATATGGAAGCGATTGCTTCACCAAAACGGCGTCGCGTACAAGTCTTTTGGCGATCTCGCAAGCGCCGTGCCGCTCGGGCCGATCAACGTCGCGGAGGACCTCAACCCTCAAGTGGTCGGGCGGTTCGCCGAACAGGCCGATCATCTGCCCGGGATGGCGGTCGAGCTCATACCGGTTCGTGACTATCCGTTCGGCACGATCGGTTCGCACATCGTCGGTTATGTCGGACAGATAACGGCAAGCGAATACGCCGAACGCAAAGGCAAAGGCTACGGCTCGAACGACGTCGTCGGCAAGGACGGCATCGAGTACCAATACGACCGGATGCTGCAAGGACAACGCGGCGGCCGGCGGATCAAAGTCAACTCCGCGGGCGAAGCTGTCGCCAACGTCGACGAGTTCGTCGCCGTGCCGGGCAACAGCCTCGACCTCACCATCGACTGGCGGCTGCAGCGCGCGGCCGAGACGGCCGTCGCGCAACAGCGCAGAGACATCACCAAACGCATCGGCCACGCGGTCGCGGGTGCGGCGATCGTGGAAGATCCGAACACGGGCGCCATTCTCGCGTTGGTCAGCCAGCCGAACGTCAAC
The Candidatus Eremiobacteraceae bacterium DNA segment above includes these coding regions:
- the mreD gene encoding rod shape-determining protein MreD; translated protein: MSTFDPARDADRLRIGPSRQPRTARVDAEISVPPRFPALLAIAFGCAVLQSTVLSGVEFRGAHVSLLTVLVVWTGLRCGVVTGGWLGFFAGVFADALGGGGVNVLGLTLAGFGAGLLANRFFWDSLPVFIGAVALATIVHTLFAWLILALAFGERGAFTSTTHTMAWAVLMNCAVAALSLAIIRTYGVARTGRS